Proteins co-encoded in one Oreochromis aureus strain Israel breed Guangdong linkage group 3, ZZ_aureus, whole genome shotgun sequence genomic window:
- the LOC116322099 gene encoding complement C1q-like protein 2 has product MEIMVFFLLLLLVCSVSTNQREVDTEILHQQISYQQPCPQDIHAVLRELTASVAEQKVEIRTLKQENKEHVAKLKALEMQNVELQRQRSEIDKLKQQQQDNAAKLEEVDKQRTAIENLNQQLLVKQVAFSASLLAEGNGITGPFNTHTTLVFKHLVTNIGNAYNPHTGIFTAPVRGAYHFEWYVCGPEDPVNGVAVVLFKNGERIFSAWERQASHFGTASNGASLRLETGDQVFLCLWVNFKIYDNHFHHSTFSGHLLFTM; this is encoded by the exons ATGGAGATCATggtgtttttcttgttgttgcttCTGGTCTGCTCTGTTTCCACAAATCAGAGAGAGGTAGATACTGAAATTCTTCACCAGCAGATTTCATACCAGCAACCCTGTCCACAGGACATCCATGCAGTGCTCAGAGAGCTGACCGCCTCAGTGGCTGAACAGAAAGTGGAAATCAGGACCTTAAAACAAGAGAATAAAG AGCATGTCGCAAAACTGAAAGCTCTGGAAATGCAGAACGTTGAACTTCAGAGACAGAGGTCTGAAATTGACAAGcttaaacagcaacaacaag aCAATGCAGCAAAGTTGGAGGAAGTGGATAAGCAGAGGACTGCAATTGAAAATCTTAATCAACAGCTACTAG TCAAACAGGTGGCTTTTTCAGCTTCTTTACTGGCTGAAGGTAATGGAATTACTGGTccatttaacacacacactacgcTTGTCTTTAAACATCTTGTCACAAACATTGGAAATGCCTACAACCCACACACAG GTATTTTCACTGCACCAGTGAGAGGAGCCTACCACTTCGAGTGGTACGTATGTGGACCTGAAGATCCTGTTAATGGTGTAGCTGTTGTGTTGTTTAAGAATGGAGAACGCATTTTTTCAGCGTGGGAGCGTCAGGCCTCACATTTCGGAACAGCTTCTAATGGAGCCTCACTGCGTCTAGAGACTGGAGATCAGGTGTTTTTATGTCTCTGggttaattttaaaatatatgacaATCATTTTCACCATTCCACCTTCAGTGGTCATCTTCTTTTTACCATGTAA